One window of the Pedobacter ginsengisoli genome contains the following:
- a CDS encoding MraY family glycosyltransferase, giving the protein MLYIFIFIFLFLSMLIYFKIADKFNIIDKPNERSSHTKTTIRGGGIIFLISIIVSGILEQEYQVPVIGATIIGGISFLDDRITLSSRIRVLFHLVAVTLMFYFLPVFGIIHWWGVVILYVLVIGVINAYNFMDGINGITGLYSVVILGGLQYVNLYKTSFVTPDVIWLPMISCLVFLYFNFRKKAKCFAGDVGSVTMAFWIIMLILQLMIKTNNYLYILFLAVYGVDAVLTIIHRLVLKQNIFEAHRLHFYQILANDQKVPHLVVSSIYGVLQLLIIALIISGGLNFYVLGGIVLIPLILIYIVMKPKLMLKTA; this is encoded by the coding sequence ATGCTTTACATTTTTATTTTTATTTTTTTGTTCCTATCTATGTTGATCTACTTCAAGATTGCGGACAAGTTCAATATCATAGACAAGCCGAATGAAAGAAGCTCGCATACTAAAACGACTATAAGAGGTGGTGGTATAATTTTTCTAATATCTATAATAGTATCTGGTATTCTAGAACAAGAATACCAGGTTCCGGTAATTGGAGCAACTATTATTGGTGGTATAAGTTTTTTAGATGATCGTATTACCCTTTCTAGCAGAATTAGGGTTTTGTTTCATTTGGTTGCAGTAACATTAATGTTTTATTTCTTGCCTGTGTTTGGAATTATACACTGGTGGGGAGTTGTAATACTTTATGTTCTTGTTATAGGTGTAATTAATGCTTATAATTTTATGGATGGAATAAATGGAATAACCGGACTGTATAGCGTGGTTATTTTAGGGGGATTGCAGTATGTAAATTTATATAAAACCTCTTTTGTGACTCCAGATGTAATTTGGCTTCCAATGATTTCTTGCCTAGTCTTTCTCTATTTCAATTTCAGAAAAAAAGCAAAATGCTTTGCTGGTGATGTTGGAAGTGTAACAATGGCCTTTTGGATTATTATGCTAATACTCCAACTCATGATAAAAACAAACAACTACTTGTATATTTTGTTTTTAGCGGTATATGGTGTAGATGCGGTATTAACAATCATACACAGACTAGTTTTAAAACAGAATATTTTTGAGGCACATCGCCTGCACTTTTATCAAATACTGGCCAATGATCAAAAAGTACCTCATTTAGTTGTTTCTTCAATATATGGAGTATTGCAATTATTGATAATCGCATTGATAATTTCAGGAGGACTAAATTTTTATGTTTTGGGAGGGATAGTTTTAATTCCTTTGATCTTGATTTATATAGTAATGAAACCAAAATTGATGCTTAAAACAGCTTAA
- a CDS encoding NAD-dependent epimerase/dehydratase family protein, protein MSNILISGIKGFVGSNLSSYLKNNKYVVSGLGRRQLDQNLKDYSEFTWDDLSLIKEKEFCAIIHLAGKAHDLKKTANDDEYFKVNTDLTKLLFDLFLQSEIKDFIYFSSVKAVADKVDGILKEDVIPSPYTPYGQSKLQAESYLLSKSLPAEKRLFIIRPCMIHGPGNKGNLNLLYKVVKKGIPYPLAGFENQRSFLSIHNLNFIIEKVISNQDIAGGIYNVADDEALSTNDVIKIIADADGKEARLWKINSGIIKTFASIGDKLGLPLNSERLKKLTESYVVSNDKIKHALKIENLPTSSREGLLTTIKSFRSS, encoded by the coding sequence ATGAGTAATATATTAATTTCTGGAATTAAGGGTTTCGTAGGGTCAAATTTATCATCGTATCTTAAAAATAATAAATACGTTGTATCAGGTTTAGGCAGAAGACAGCTGGATCAAAATTTAAAGGATTATTCTGAATTTACATGGGATGACCTTTCTTTGATTAAAGAGAAAGAGTTCTGTGCTATTATTCATCTTGCAGGAAAGGCACACGATCTTAAAAAGACGGCAAATGATGATGAGTATTTTAAAGTAAATACTGACCTAACGAAATTGTTATTTGATCTTTTCCTTCAGAGTGAGATTAAGGATTTCATCTACTTTAGTAGTGTTAAAGCTGTAGCTGATAAAGTTGACGGAATTTTGAAAGAAGATGTGATACCATCACCTTATACTCCTTATGGTCAGTCAAAACTACAAGCAGAATCTTATTTATTAAGTAAGTCGTTGCCTGCGGAGAAAAGACTTTTTATAATTAGACCTTGTATGATTCATGGGCCAGGAAATAAGGGGAATCTTAACTTGCTTTATAAAGTGGTGAAGAAGGGAATACCATATCCACTTGCAGGATTTGAGAATCAGCGGTCTTTTTTGTCTATTCATAATCTTAATTTTATTATCGAAAAAGTAATTTCGAACCAGGATATAGCTGGTGGCATTTATAATGTTGCAGATGATGAAGCTTTATCTACTAATGATGTGATTAAGATAATTGCAGATGCTGATGGTAAAGAAGCAAGGCTTTGGAAAATAAATTCCGGAATTATTAAGACTTTCGCGTCGATAGGAGACAAATTAGGCCTTCCATTGAATTCAGAAAGGCTAAAGAAACTTACGGAAAGCTATGTAGTATCTAACGATAAGATTAAGCATGCGTTGAAAATTGAAAATTTACCTACATCCTCCAGAGAAGGACTTTTAACAACTATAAAAAGTTTCCGTTCAAGTTAA
- a CDS encoding glycosyltransferase family 4 protein, whose translation MKKLLYFSFYFEPDLCAGSFRNSPLAKELANQIEGKAEIDVITTLPNRYGTFDASAPAFEDRGNIKIYRILIPKHKSGFMDQINSFKTYFIEANRLIKDKKYDMVFSSSSRLFTAYLGYRFAKRQGIPLYLDIRDIFIDTMKDVLKNPILKAGVMPVLKIIERKVFSYATHINLISGGFKSYFEKFKQPKYSYFSNGIDPEFLNLAATSAKDRPYKLITYAGNLGEGQGLHIIVPPAAKALGEGYRFLIIGDGGVKQKLIDEIERLQLTNVEIRKPVPRKELLEIYDDSDFLFLHLNDYDAFKKVLPSKIFELGAYDKPIIAGVAGFANQFIDENIPNRILFLPGQVDEMVRQLGEYKYHTAFRNEFKAKFKRDVINTQMAKSIIENLP comes from the coding sequence ATGAAAAAGTTATTATACTTTAGCTTCTATTTTGAACCGGACTTATGCGCAGGGTCATTTAGGAATTCCCCCTTGGCGAAAGAACTTGCAAATCAGATAGAAGGTAAAGCGGAAATAGATGTAATTACTACTTTACCAAATCGTTATGGTACATTTGATGCTTCAGCGCCTGCTTTTGAGGATCGTGGTAATATCAAAATTTATAGGATCCTTATCCCTAAGCACAAAAGTGGATTCATGGATCAGATAAATTCTTTCAAAACGTATTTTATTGAGGCAAACCGATTAATCAAGGACAAGAAATACGATATGGTGTTTTCATCATCTTCACGCTTATTTACTGCATATTTAGGATATAGATTTGCTAAAAGGCAGGGTATTCCGTTGTATCTGGATATTAGAGACATATTTATTGATACGATGAAAGATGTTTTGAAAAATCCAATATTGAAGGCAGGTGTGATGCCTGTTCTTAAAATTATAGAAAGAAAAGTGTTTTCGTATGCAACCCATATCAATTTAATATCTGGCGGGTTTAAATCATATTTTGAAAAATTCAAACAACCTAAGTATTCGTATTTTTCAAATGGAATTGATCCTGAGTTTCTAAATCTGGCTGCAACAAGTGCTAAAGATCGTCCGTATAAACTCATTACCTATGCTGGTAATTTAGGTGAAGGACAAGGTTTACATATTATAGTACCTCCGGCAGCAAAAGCTTTAGGTGAAGGTTACCGCTTTCTAATTATAGGTGATGGAGGGGTTAAGCAAAAGTTAATTGATGAAATTGAACGTCTTCAATTGACAAATGTAGAGATAAGGAAGCCGGTGCCTCGAAAAGAATTATTAGAGATTTACGATGATTCTGATTTTTTGTTTTTACATCTTAATGATTACGACGCATTTAAGAAAGTTCTTCCATCTAAAATTTTCGAATTAGGAGCTTACGATAAACCGATTATTGCGGGTGTTGCTGGTTTCGCTAATCAATTTATCGATGAGAATATTCCTAATCGTATTCTTTTTTTACCGGGACAAGTTGATGAGATGGTTAGGCAGTTGGGGGAATATAAATATCATACGGCTTTTAGAAATGAATTTAAGGCTAAATTTAAGCGTGATGTAATAAACACCCAGATGGCTAAATCAATAATAGAGAATTTGCCATGA
- a CDS encoding alginate lyase family protein, whose amino-acid sequence MKNSPGGFASDDRAFNFLNLSQDFHDKIDWNYQGYGKLWNYNLQYFNYLNHDDLSVESKNDWLLNITDWLNDGRLKLEPYPVSLRIMNMIHYCSFENRQDSIIVDSIYRQTKYLSRHLEYHLLGNHLLENGFALIMSGYAFDEKDWKVKAESILFKELEEQILDDGGHFELSPMYHQIILFRVLELCDWYTKVEGQNPVFLAFVQQKAIKMLNWLKNMTFLNGDIPHFNDSATGIALSSNILFDYGNRLGFSQALIQDLSESGYRKFSSNTYECVVDVAPIGPSYQPGHSHADALSFVLYGNKKPFIVDTGTSTYQIGNIRSWERSTEAHNTVVIDATNQSEVWGGFRVGKRAKVKIIAEDHKQLIAEHDGYRHNFKTLHKRSFAFAGNKIEILDEIGSCSGILAFHFHPYCIVQLLNEKSIKIEGIGEITLENAESLSLIQYEYANGYNNYLKASKLIVNFKNNVKTTIHFNY is encoded by the coding sequence TTGAAAAATTCTCCAGGAGGATTTGCTAGTGACGATAGGGCTTTTAATTTCCTTAATCTATCCCAAGACTTCCACGACAAAATTGACTGGAATTATCAAGGATACGGTAAGCTTTGGAATTATAATCTTCAATATTTTAATTATTTAAATCATGATGATTTAAGTGTAGAAAGTAAAAATGATTGGCTTTTAAATATAACAGACTGGCTTAACGATGGACGTTTAAAGCTAGAACCCTATCCGGTTTCACTAAGAATTATGAATATGATTCATTATTGTTCTTTTGAAAATAGACAAGATTCTATAATCGTTGATTCAATTTATAGGCAAACAAAATATCTTAGTAGACATCTTGAATATCATTTATTAGGTAATCATTTATTAGAGAATGGTTTTGCGTTGATTATGAGTGGGTATGCTTTTGATGAGAAAGATTGGAAAGTAAAAGCTGAAAGTATTCTATTTAAAGAGTTAGAAGAGCAAATATTAGATGATGGAGGTCATTTTGAATTAAGCCCAATGTATCATCAAATTATATTGTTTCGGGTTCTTGAACTATGTGATTGGTATACTAAAGTAGAGGGACAGAATCCTGTGTTTTTAGCATTCGTACAGCAAAAGGCTATTAAAATGTTGAATTGGTTAAAAAATATGACTTTTTTGAACGGAGATATACCACACTTTAATGATAGTGCGACTGGAATAGCATTGAGTTCAAATATACTTTTTGATTACGGAAATAGATTGGGGTTTTCCCAAGCCCTGATTCAAGATTTAAGCGAGTCAGGATATAGAAAATTCAGCTCCAATACTTATGAATGTGTTGTTGATGTAGCCCCCATAGGTCCTTCATATCAACCCGGTCATAGTCATGCTGATGCCTTATCTTTTGTATTGTATGGAAATAAAAAGCCATTTATTGTTGATACAGGGACATCCACTTATCAAATAGGAAATATTAGAAGTTGGGAGAGATCAACTGAGGCTCATAATACGGTTGTTATAGACGCTACTAATCAATCAGAAGTCTGGGGAGGTTTTAGAGTTGGTAAGCGTGCCAAGGTGAAGATCATAGCAGAAGACCATAAACAGTTAATTGCCGAGCATGATGGTTATCGCCATAACTTTAAGACGCTGCATAAAAGATCATTTGCCTTTGCAGGGAATAAGATCGAGATTTTGGATGAGATTGGATCCTGTAGTGGCATTTTGGCATTTCATTTCCACCCATATTGTATAGTGCAGCTTTTGAATGAAAAATCGATTAAAATAGAAGGGATTGGGGAAATTACTTTAGAAAATGCCGAAAGCCTTTCATTGATTCAATATGAATATGCGAATGGTTACAATAATTATTTAAAGGCCAGTAAACTTATCGTGAATTTTAAGAATAATGTTAAAACCACTATTCATTTTAATTATTAA
- the wecB gene encoding non-hydrolyzing UDP-N-acetylglucosamine 2-epimerase, whose product MLIDIIAGARPNFMKIAPIIASIRDAMEAGNDISFRLIHTGQHYDKKMSGDFFEQLGIPEPEINLGAGGGTQAEQTASIMVGYEKLLLENRSSLCLVVGDVTSTMACAITAQKLHVKVAHVEAGIRSGDWTMPEEINRMVTDSITNYFFTTTEIANESLRRTGVTDDRIFFVGNTMIDTLLKNRAKFIKPNIWTDLNLNEQKYIVMTLHRPANVDEEGKLKKLIHEIIDNSEDLPLIFPVHPRTAKMLEGLGISHDRLHMIEPLGYLEFNYLVERAKAVVTDSGGITEETTVMGIPCMTLRDNTERPETITIGTNELLGTDPRSIKPAMTKLFSGEWKKGAIPELWDGKTADRIVQHLLKIKA is encoded by the coding sequence ATGCTTATAGACATTATTGCGGGGGCTAGGCCTAATTTTATGAAAATTGCTCCAATTATAGCGTCAATTCGAGACGCAATGGAAGCAGGAAACGATATTTCTTTTCGCTTAATCCATACTGGACAACACTATGATAAGAAAATGTCTGGTGACTTTTTTGAGCAATTGGGAATTCCGGAGCCTGAAATTAATCTTGGAGCAGGAGGAGGCACACAAGCAGAACAAACAGCCTCTATCATGGTCGGTTATGAAAAGCTTTTATTAGAAAATAGGTCTAGTTTGTGCCTTGTAGTGGGGGATGTTACTTCTACAATGGCATGTGCAATTACCGCTCAAAAACTACATGTAAAAGTAGCACATGTTGAGGCAGGAATCCGATCAGGCGATTGGACAATGCCAGAAGAGATTAATCGTATGGTAACGGATAGCATTACTAATTATTTCTTCACTACTACTGAAATTGCTAATGAAAGTCTCAGGAGAACTGGTGTAACCGATGATCGTATTTTTTTTGTTGGGAATACAATGATTGATACTTTGCTGAAGAATAGGGCTAAATTTATTAAGCCAAATATTTGGACAGACTTGAATCTTAATGAACAGAAGTATATCGTAATGACTCTGCATCGGCCTGCAAATGTTGATGAAGAAGGAAAGCTTAAAAAACTTATTCACGAAATAATCGATAATAGTGAAGACCTTCCTTTGATTTTTCCTGTACATCCTCGGACTGCCAAGATGCTGGAAGGTCTTGGAATTAGCCATGATCGATTACATATGATCGAACCATTAGGGTATTTGGAATTTAATTATCTAGTTGAACGGGCAAAAGCAGTAGTAACTGATTCAGGGGGTATCACGGAAGAAACTACCGTCATGGGTATTCCATGCATGACTTTAAGGGATAATACTGAGCGGCCCGAAACAATTACAATTGGCACTAATGAATTGCTCGGAACAGATCCAAGATCCATAAAACCAGCTATGACCAAATTGTTCTCTGGGGAATGGAAAAAGGGAGCAATACCAGAGTTATGGGATGGTAAAACTGCTGATAGAATTGTGCAACATCTATTAAAAATAAAAGCCTAG
- a CDS encoding bi-domain-containing oxidoreductase, producing the protein MKQIIQDLKNGNTILEEVPAPVVKAGQVLIQTTRSLVSLGTERMLVEFGKANFLQKARQQPDKVKQVLDKVKTDGLKPTLDAVFNKLGQPLPLGYCNVGKVIAVGKGVSDFKVGDRVASNGNHAEYVSIPQNLVAKIPDDVSDDEAAFTVIGAIGLQGIRLANPTLGETFVVVGLGLIGLLTAQLLIANGCTVIGFDFDPQKITLAKSLGITAVNPADGNDQVQFVESFTNGIGADGVIITASNKGNEIIAQSAKMSRKRGRIILVGVVGLDISRADFYEKELTFQVSCSYGPGRYDEDYEQKGRDYPLAFVRWTEKRNFEAVLQSISKKNINVLPLITEHVDLSDFENIYGNMSGSKSIASILVYENKEQEPERVITYDSKQFSGSNGVVGIIGAGNFTSAMILPSLKKTTALVKYIASSGGLSGTTLAKKFGVSNSTTDYSNLLTDKDVDLILITTRHNLHAKMVIESLKANKHVFVEKPLALNSEELQMILSTYELTDKTINVGFNRRFAPLAIKMKSLLGNEATPINIIATMNAGAIPANAWVHDMLVGGGRIIGEACHFIDLCTFLAGSKVKSVCMNSMGISPSEETDNASILLKYENGTNAVINYFSNGSKSYSKERLEIYSQERTLVMDNWRKLQGFGFKGFSSETSGQDKGHLNQFKVLMESVRGGGKPIIEMEEIINTTLASFAAIESMKTGSWINI; encoded by the coding sequence ATGAAACAAATTATTCAGGATCTCAAGAACGGAAATACTATTTTAGAAGAAGTACCTGCGCCAGTTGTTAAGGCTGGTCAAGTGTTGATCCAAACTACAAGAAGCTTAGTCTCATTAGGGACCGAGAGAATGTTAGTTGAATTTGGAAAAGCTAATTTTTTACAGAAAGCCCGCCAGCAACCTGATAAGGTAAAGCAGGTTCTAGATAAGGTAAAAACCGATGGGTTAAAACCAACTCTCGATGCTGTTTTCAATAAGCTTGGGCAGCCTTTACCTTTAGGTTATTGTAATGTCGGAAAAGTCATTGCGGTTGGTAAAGGAGTTAGTGACTTTAAAGTGGGTGATCGAGTGGCTTCTAACGGAAACCATGCGGAATATGTTTCAATACCACAGAACTTAGTTGCAAAAATTCCGGATGATGTTTCAGATGATGAGGCGGCATTCACTGTTATAGGCGCGATAGGTTTGCAAGGTATCCGTTTGGCAAACCCTACCCTAGGAGAAACCTTTGTTGTTGTTGGGCTGGGGCTAATTGGCCTTTTAACAGCACAGCTTTTAATAGCAAATGGATGTACTGTTATTGGCTTTGATTTTGATCCTCAAAAAATCACTTTGGCTAAAAGCCTTGGAATTACTGCAGTAAATCCTGCCGATGGTAATGATCAGGTTCAATTTGTTGAATCATTTACAAATGGAATTGGAGCCGATGGTGTTATCATAACAGCTTCAAATAAGGGCAATGAAATAATTGCTCAATCTGCAAAGATGTCTAGAAAACGTGGACGTATAATACTAGTTGGTGTTGTTGGTTTGGATATTAGTAGGGCAGATTTTTATGAAAAAGAATTAACCTTCCAAGTTTCTTGCTCCTATGGTCCAGGTAGGTATGATGAAGATTATGAACAGAAAGGGCGCGACTATCCTCTAGCATTTGTTCGGTGGACTGAAAAAAGAAATTTTGAAGCAGTTCTACAGTCCATCAGTAAGAAAAATATTAACGTACTTCCGTTAATCACTGAACATGTTGACTTGAGTGATTTTGAGAATATCTATGGCAATATGTCTGGTTCTAAATCGATAGCTTCTATTCTTGTTTATGAGAATAAAGAACAGGAACCAGAAAGAGTAATAACATATGATAGCAAACAGTTTTCAGGAAGTAATGGGGTTGTAGGTATTATTGGAGCTGGTAATTTTACAAGTGCAATGATATTGCCATCTTTGAAAAAGACGACTGCTCTAGTTAAGTATATCGCAAGCTCTGGAGGACTATCTGGAACAACACTAGCCAAGAAATTTGGTGTTTCAAATTCGACGACTGATTACAGTAATCTGTTAACAGATAAGGATGTTGATTTAATTCTCATTACAACTCGCCACAATTTGCATGCAAAGATGGTGATTGAATCATTAAAAGCTAATAAGCATGTTTTTGTTGAAAAGCCTCTCGCGTTAAATTCTGAAGAACTGCAAATGATATTGAGTACCTATGAATTGACAGATAAAACTATAAATGTCGGATTCAATCGAAGGTTTGCCCCCTTAGCAATTAAAATGAAGTCTTTATTGGGAAATGAAGCCACCCCAATAAATATTATAGCCACAATGAATGCAGGGGCTATACCGGCAAATGCATGGGTGCATGATATGTTAGTCGGAGGCGGAAGGATTATTGGCGAGGCATGTCATTTTATTGACTTATGTACGTTTCTAGCCGGATCAAAGGTGAAGTCAGTTTGCATGAATTCAATGGGTATTAGTCCTAGTGAGGAAACTGATAATGCATCAATTCTTCTAAAATATGAAAATGGGACAAATGCAGTAATAAATTACTTCTCTAATGGGAGTAAATCATATTCAAAGGAACGATTGGAAATTTACAGTCAAGAGCGGACTCTGGTAATGGATAATTGGAGAAAGCTTCAGGGATTTGGGTTTAAAGGATTTTCATCTGAAACATCAGGTCAGGATAAAGGGCATTTGAATCAGTTCAAGGTTTTAATGGAAAGTGTCAGAGGTGGTGGGAAGCCTATCATTGAAATGGAGGAAATAATTAACACAACATTAGCCAGTTTTGCCGCAATAGAAAGTATGAAAACTGGAAGTTGGATTAATATATAG
- a CDS encoding glycosyltransferase family 4 protein: MNSQNVLIITYEFPPIIGGAGVYAHDMAIGLASNQCNVDIVTYNHLQESSVIKNRLKSSYDINVFDFIPRNGLHFLQFFFLIKKIIRIKEYDFIILSDGRAKKIFSVFSQSFKKEIPKSISVFHGNEINSFFVKPSRLIRFFSLSGKLKRLFSRQRLLITVSENEKQTWNKFMPELKNKIALVQHGVNENTFYVRTPDEISELKNFFGIPLGKKVLLSASRLIQMKGQDKVLDAYSRILSELSDVFLLIVGDGCYLESLKKQAESLGISNSVNFVGGVDRETLSKYYAIADLFVLPSRLEESFGLVYIEAAACGVPSISGNLGGVFEAVKDGLTGAIVDSFNVDELEGKMKYLLINNSARRELGQNALKKFKSSFTSKVMAHNLIVNLRKQ, translated from the coding sequence ATGAATAGTCAGAATGTACTTATTATAACATACGAATTCCCTCCTATTATTGGAGGGGCCGGAGTTTATGCTCATGATATGGCAATAGGTCTAGCATCGAATCAATGTAATGTTGACATCGTAACATATAATCATTTGCAAGAAAGTTCCGTTATCAAAAATCGCTTAAAATCCTCCTATGATATTAATGTCTTTGATTTTATCCCTCGAAATGGGCTGCATTTTTTGCAGTTTTTCTTTTTAATAAAGAAAATTATAAGAATAAAAGAATATGACTTTATTATTTTAAGCGATGGTAGAGCAAAAAAAATATTTTCTGTATTTAGTCAGTCCTTTAAGAAAGAAATTCCAAAGTCTATTAGTGTTTTTCATGGAAATGAAATTAATTCTTTTTTTGTCAAGCCTTCTAGGCTTATACGCTTTTTTAGCTTAAGTGGAAAATTAAAACGATTATTTTCTAGACAAAGACTTTTGATTACCGTAAGTGAAAATGAGAAACAAACTTGGAATAAGTTTATGCCAGAACTTAAAAATAAAATTGCTTTGGTTCAGCACGGGGTAAATGAAAATACCTTTTATGTAAGAACTCCAGATGAAATTAGTGAATTAAAGAATTTTTTTGGGATACCCTTAGGTAAAAAAGTACTTCTTTCTGCTTCCCGGTTAATTCAAATGAAAGGGCAAGATAAGGTGTTAGATGCCTATTCAAGGATTTTAAGTGAACTTTCCGACGTTTTTCTCCTGATTGTTGGTGATGGATGTTATCTTGAAAGTTTGAAGAAACAGGCAGAAAGTTTAGGAATAAGCAATAGTGTCAATTTTGTTGGCGGTGTAGATAGAGAAACACTTTCTAAATATTATGCTATTGCGGACCTTTTTGTCTTGCCAAGTAGGTTGGAAGAATCCTTTGGTCTAGTATATATAGAAGCGGCTGCATGTGGAGTGCCATCAATTTCAGGGAACTTGGGTGGAGTGTTTGAGGCAGTTAAAGATGGTTTAACAGGTGCAATTGTAGATTCATTTAATGTGGATGAACTAGAAGGGAAAATGAAATATCTATTAATTAATAATTCTGCTAGAAGGGAATTAGGTCAGAATGCATTGAAGAAATTTAAAAGTAGCTTTACTAGTAAGGTTATGGCGCATAATTTGATTGTAAATTTGAGAAAACAGTAG
- a CDS encoding serine O-acetyltransferase encodes MIRVFELIKSDLYRYYGKTDKRTFLKSFFLVEGFRFMFFYRIKSTLSKKNPLYWLFYIIVRHYSYKYGFQFFSAKIGKGFYIGHFGNIIINGGTHIGDNVNISPGVVIGQVSRGRLKGVPKIGNNVWIGSNVVIVGNIKVGNNVLIAPGTYVTTDVPDFSLVRGNPCEISSSRGVEGYVCNAWLVEDGNE; translated from the coding sequence ATGATACGAGTTTTTGAATTGATAAAATCAGATCTTTATCGTTATTATGGAAAGACTGACAAAAGGACTTTTTTAAAATCATTTTTTTTAGTAGAAGGATTTAGATTTATGTTTTTCTATAGAATTAAGTCCACTTTGTCTAAAAAAAATCCTCTGTATTGGCTCTTTTACATAATCGTTAGACATTATAGCTATAAATATGGTTTTCAGTTTTTTTCAGCCAAAATTGGAAAGGGATTCTATATCGGCCATTTTGGGAATATAATAATAAATGGAGGGACTCATATAGGTGATAATGTTAATATATCTCCAGGTGTGGTCATAGGTCAGGTAAGTAGGGGTAGGCTTAAAGGAGTTCCTAAAATTGGGAATAATGTTTGGATTGGAAGTAATGTGGTTATTGTGGGAAATATAAAGGTCGGAAATAATGTTTTGATTGCCCCAGGAACGTATGTTACAACTGATGTCCCAGATTTCTCTTTAGTAAGAGGGAACCCCTGTGAAATTAGTAGTAGTCGAGGTGTAGAAGGTTATGTTTGTAATGCTTGGTTAGTTGAAGATGGAAATGAATAG